The DNA window AATTTGATGTTTAAACTATCGAATCAGTGGTAAATAAACACTGTATTGAAAAATCACAAGGGAGTTGGCGAAGAAATGGAAAACATCAATAAACAAGTTGAAGAAAAGTTATCAAATACAGATGAACAGAAAAAAGAACAGATTTTAGCGGATTTTTCCGTATTCATTAATTACTTGAGTGAAAAAGTAGCATTAGGCGAGAAAATGGGATTAAGCGAAGAACGCATTGCACAACTAGCAGAGAAAGTTGCATCTCATCTTGCGAAAAAAGAAGATCCTAAAAATAGTGAAGAATACTTACTACAACGTTTGTGGCAGGTTGGCGACAAAGACCAGCAACATATGTTAGCACATATGCTAGTGAAATTGGCTAAAGATCAAAACTAAATTAAATACAAAAGGCCTTCCTCAATGGGAAGGCCTTTTTTCGTACAATTTGAACATCAGTAGATAAACAAAGCCACTTGTAATTGCGAGGAGACCAAGAATGCCAAAAGTCCATGGAAAGCCAAACCAAGCAGTCATTGGGATGGAAATTGGTGCAATCATACGACCGATGGTATAACGCATACTCGCAGCGGCAAAATATTGGCCACGCATATCTTCAGGTGCTAGTTTTGAAATAAAACTTTGTTGTAGACCAACCACCATCAATTCGGCAAATGTAAAGATGGCCATTGCTACAACAAACATCCAAAACCAGGAAGTTAGCGGGAATAACCACATCGCCAGTCCGTAAAAAGCAGCTGAGGCAAAGAAAACCCATTTCTCTGGAAACTTCGTCATCCATCTTGTCACAACCACAGTGAGTAACGCAACGAACAATCCATTTTCAGCGAGTAAGAGTCCAAAAGAAGTCTCCCCAGTAACAAACCATTCCCTATCAAATAAGGTCGCGATCGTTTGACTATCAATTGTTTCTTTTAAGTAAATCGGGATGAGTAAATCTAATTGCATAAAGGTTTGGGCACCTAAAATCCCAGCAATGATGAATAATAAGAACAGACGATCTTTAAAGATTAAACCATATTCTTTAAACTGCTTTGAAATGGCGCCAACCCAGCCTATCGCCGTTTGCGACTGCCATTTGTTTACCATTTCTTGCGATAAGGTTTCTCTTGTCAAAAATCTCAATACTAAACCGAGTAGCATTGAAATAACTGTCACTACTAGCAATAATTCAAATCGATACGAGAAGAAAAGTACCGCGCCAAATAATGGACCTACTACTACCGCAATGTTTAAAGTCGTATAAAAAATAGCGAAGACATCACTTCTGTATTTTTCAGGTACAACATCCGCAATCATTGCCTGACTTGCCGGCCAATACAACGAGCCGCACATTCCTGCAAGTGTAAACGCTACAAACCCGAGCTCAGGAGATTGCATCCAAGGTGAATTGGCAAAGGCAAATAGCAAAAACGAAAACCCTTGTGCTACAGATGCAACAACAAGCATACGCTTACGACCAAAACGGTCTGCGCAATACCCACCGACTAAGTTTGCTGCTACAGAAAAAACTTGTGAAATTACGAGTAATAGTCCTGCGGTTCCTTTACCAAATTCTTCAGCAAAATAAATCGCTAAAAACGGGAATACCATCCAATAACTTGTATTCATGAAAAATTCGCCTATTAAACGAACTTTTAAACTTCGATCCCAGTCCCTCAATCTCATCTTTAGTTCCCCGCGTTCTTCTCTATGTCACATCTGCCTTTTGCAGAAGCGCTACTCGATCGTCTCTAATAATTTATAGCTTATGCAAATATCAATCATTAAGTCTTTTCTTTCTTTTGCAAATTGAATAGAAATCCGATCTTTGTCTCGTTCGACAATTTTTCCTGCTCCAAAAACGCGGTGACGAACCCGAACACCTTCACGCAAAACCTCTTCCGTGTGGATCGCATTTGGATTATCCGGAACTTTAACTTTAATAGGAGTTTTAGCTTTATCACTTTGAGTTGTGGCTAGTCTTTTTTCAGGAACAATGAGTTTACGCACTTCTCCAACAAAACGTGATTCGTTGCCATGACTAACCAGTTCTAAATGCGTTTTTGCTCTTGTCATGCCTACATAAAACAATCGACGTGCTTCTTCCAATAAATCAGGCGTTTCCGCATCGTCTTCTGTTGGAATAACACCTTCTACCAAATCAATCATATAAACCCGTTCAAATTCCAAGCCTTTTGAGCTGTGGAAAGTAGATAAGGTAAGCATATCGTCGGTTTTTTCTTTTTTAGCTTGTTGCGTTACTTGTTCTAATTGCTTGAGACGTTTAGCAAATGCCGTCATTGAGTCTAGCGGTTCTGCTATTTGTTCTAAAGTGGTAAGGATTTGTGCCAAGTACGTCATTTTCATCCCAAATTTCTCGGCACGACTGGCAAGCATTTGGTCGTAACCCATTTCCCCACGAATCGTTCGAATCACTTTTAAAGGTTTCATATTATTTAATGCTTCAAACCATTTTTTTTGCTCAGCCAAAATTTTAAGTTGATAGTCTTTTAATGTAATCGTCAAATTGATGTCGTCAAAGGCATGCTTACCTGTTGGCTTCATTCGACTCAGCATTTTCAATTGACTGCTTGACCAATACGCATTGGTTTTAGAAGCTACTTTTGAATAAATATCAATACGTTCCGGCTTTAAGCTAAAACGCATAAAATTCAACATGTCTTCCACAATCCAATGCGAGAAAAAGCGATTGTCCGAATCCTTCATATAAAACGGAATGCCTAAACGCTCAAGCTCGCTCATTAATAAAGTTGAAGATGAATTATTGCGATACAGAATAGCTACATCTCCATAGTCCGTCAATTCCTTCAATTCTTTTAGCACGTATTTAAATTGTGCATCTTCTGAACTTAATCGTTTCAAGACAATTGGATCACCTTCGCCTTGTTTGGTGAACATGTTTTTATCGTGACGCTTTTTATTGGTTTTAATAAATGCATTCGCAGTATGAACGATGTTCTGAGAGGAACGATAATTACGCTCCATTTTCATAATATAGGCGTTTGGATAAACGGTTCTAAACTTTAGTAAATACGTAGGTTCAGCGGCTCTCCACGTATAAATCGATTGATCGTCATCTGCCACGACACACAGGTTTTGGTGGCGTGCTACTAATTTCTCTACAATAGCATGTTGAATCTGCGAAGTATCTTGGCTTTCGTCTGTCATCACATAATCCCAGCGTCCTTGATACTTTGCTAGTAAGCTTTTATCTTTTTCTAAAGCCTCATAAGCGAGTGAGAGCATGTCATCAAAATCTACTAACCTTACGTCATAGTTTTCTTTGAAAGCTTCATAGGTTTTTAAGATTTCAATCGCTCCAGGAAAAGGTTCTTTTAGTTTAGCCCATTGCTTTCTTGGCAACATTTTATTCTTTACGAAACTAATAAACGAAATCAATTCTTCTAATTGATCGTCAGTAATTGGTTCATCGTTTTCTGTCCGGTACATTTCTCGAAGCAATTTCTTTTTATGAAGACCATTTGTTTCATTGCCTTCGATCATGAGATAACGTGATCCTGAAAAATAATCTCGAGTGATTTGAAAAGCTAAACTATGAATCGTAGAAAAATCAATAGGTTGTAATGTTGGGAAAAAACGTTTGTAACGCTCAAGCATATCGTTAGCTGAGGCTTTACTAAACGTAATCGCTTTGATCCGTGATGGGAAAACTCCTTTTTCCTCTATTAAATACCCGATTCGCATGATCATTGTGGTGGTTTTCCCAGATCCAGGACACGCTAGTAACAACAATGGACCTTCTGTTCGTTCGACTGCTTTTCGCTGTATTTTATTTAATTGAACTCCCAGTTCCTGTTTTTTTCGTTCAAAGAATTGGCTCATTATAAGAGACTCCTTCATTTTTTCAATACCCCTATATTAACACAAAACCGGACCCTTTTTATGGGTCCGGTTTTGGTGATTTTGTCTTTATTGATTATTGTACGTCTTTCCATCTTCTCGTAAATTTCAGGTTTAAAAATCACATTTACTTTCCAGTCAAAATTTCACAAACTCTTCCTACTTGTCCGTCTTCTAAACGTACTTTAATGCCGTGTGGATGAGTCGCTGAGTTTGTCAGTAAATCCTTAACAACTCCTTGTGTTTTCTTGCCTGAGCGCTGATCCTGTTTTAAAATCACGTTTACTTCAATACCTGGTTTCACGTCACTTCTTTTTTTGCCGTCCATGCTTATCCCTCCTAGCTTTCTTCTACTATACGCTATTCTTTCTAGACCGACAAAAAGACGGGGAGTTATCCCCGTCTCATGTCGTAGACAAAAGAGTTATTACGTTAGTTAACGAATAAACATTCATCTTATCCTATATACAGGATCCTTCGCTCCATGCGGACGCTTTCCGCGGACGAAGCGCTGAGCCTCCTCGTCGCAAGCTCCTGCGGGGTCTCATCACTCCGTTTTTCCGCAGGAGTCGCCGCATTGCGCTCCGTATCCTTGTGTGATTACTCATCAATCTTATTGAAAAGTAAATTCGCTGGTTACTCTCTCTGATTGGAACCTCATGCTAGCAACCGTTCTGGCCACGGAGACTCCTATGGGACAGCGAGAGCTGAAGACCCCGCAGGAACGTCAGTGACGAGGAGGCTGAAGCTGAGCCCATGGAAAGCGTAGTGGCTAGAACGGTTGTGGCTTTTACACAACTATACATTTTCAATAGACTTTGTCTACAGTATGAGACGGGGAGTTACCCCCGTCTTTCACATTCTTATCTATTAGAAACGATCACGATCTGTACGATCTTCACG is part of the Planococcus sp. PAMC 21323 genome and encodes:
- a CDS encoding ATP-dependent helicase encodes the protein MSQFFERKKQELGVQLNKIQRKAVERTEGPLLLLACPGSGKTTTMIMRIGYLIEEKGVFPSRIKAITFSKASANDMLERYKRFFPTLQPIDFSTIHSLAFQITRDYFSGSRYLMIEGNETNGLHKKKLLREMYRTENDEPITDDQLEELISFISFVKNKMLPRKQWAKLKEPFPGAIEILKTYEAFKENYDVRLVDFDDMLSLAYEALEKDKSLLAKYQGRWDYVMTDESQDTSQIQHAIVEKLVARHQNLCVVADDDQSIYTWRAAEPTYLLKFRTVYPNAYIMKMERNYRSSQNIVHTANAFIKTNKKRHDKNMFTKQGEGDPIVLKRLSSEDAQFKYVLKELKELTDYGDVAILYRNNSSSTLLMSELERLGIPFYMKDSDNRFFSHWIVEDMLNFMRFSLKPERIDIYSKVASKTNAYWSSSQLKMLSRMKPTGKHAFDDINLTITLKDYQLKILAEQKKWFEALNNMKPLKVIRTIRGEMGYDQMLASRAEKFGMKMTYLAQILTTLEQIAEPLDSMTAFAKRLKQLEQVTQQAKKEKTDDMLTLSTFHSSKGLEFERVYMIDLVEGVIPTEDDAETPDLLEEARRLFYVGMTRAKTHLELVSHGNESRFVGEVRKLIVPEKRLATTQSDKAKTPIKVKVPDNPNAIHTEEVLREGVRVRHRVFGAGKIVERDKDRISIQFAKERKDLMIDICISYKLLETIE
- a CDS encoding DUF3243 domain-containing protein, producing MENINKQVEEKLSNTDEQKKEQILADFSVFINYLSEKVALGEKMGLSEERIAQLAEKVASHLAKKEDPKNSEEYLLQRLWQVGDKDQQHMLAHMLVKLAKDQN
- a CDS encoding MDR family MFS transporter encodes the protein MRLRDWDRSLKVRLIGEFFMNTSYWMVFPFLAIYFAEEFGKGTAGLLLVISQVFSVAANLVGGYCADRFGRKRMLVVASVAQGFSFLLFAFANSPWMQSPELGFVAFTLAGMCGSLYWPASQAMIADVVPEKYRSDVFAIFYTTLNIAVVVGPLFGAVLFFSYRFELLLVVTVISMLLGLVLRFLTRETLSQEMVNKWQSQTAIGWVGAISKQFKEYGLIFKDRLFLLFIIAGILGAQTFMQLDLLIPIYLKETIDSQTIATLFDREWFVTGETSFGLLLAENGLFVALLTVVVTRWMTKFPEKWVFFASAAFYGLAMWLFPLTSWFWMFVVAMAIFTFAELMVVGLQQSFISKLAPEDMRGQYFAAASMRYTIGRMIAPISIPMTAWFGFPWTFGILGLLAITSGFVYLLMFKLYEKRPSH
- a CDS encoding YwbE family protein, whose protein sequence is MDGKKRSDVKPGIEVNVILKQDQRSGKKTQGVVKDLLTNSATHPHGIKVRLEDGQVGRVCEILTGK